The proteins below are encoded in one region of Pseudonocardia sp. DSM 110487:
- a CDS encoding sulfite exporter TauE/SafE family protein: MTIALAGLVVALGALVQGAVGFGLALVAAPFLAIIDPRLVPVPMLLLATAHAMLMLRREYRHADWPGVGWALLGRLPGIALGVAAVALLPPRWFGVAVAVTVLTCVALSVVRWRPRPTVPALLVAGVVSGAGGTASAIGGPPVALLYQDAHGARVRATLGAYFAVGSLLSLGGLLLGGQFSGDALSAAALMVPFMIVGFALSGPARRLLDRGWTRPAVLALASGGALALLGQAAFG; this comes from the coding sequence GTGACGATTGCGCTCGCAGGGCTCGTCGTGGCACTCGGAGCGCTCGTGCAGGGTGCGGTCGGGTTCGGGCTCGCGCTCGTCGCCGCCCCGTTTCTGGCGATCATCGACCCGCGCCTGGTGCCCGTGCCCATGCTCCTCCTCGCTACGGCCCACGCGATGCTCATGCTGCGCCGCGAATACCGCCACGCCGACTGGCCCGGCGTGGGCTGGGCGCTGCTCGGGCGCCTCCCGGGCATCGCGCTCGGCGTGGCCGCGGTGGCCCTGCTGCCGCCGCGCTGGTTCGGGGTGGCGGTGGCCGTCACCGTGCTGACCTGCGTCGCACTGTCGGTGGTGCGCTGGCGGCCCCGCCCGACCGTGCCCGCGCTGCTCGTAGCAGGCGTCGTGTCCGGGGCGGGCGGCACCGCGTCGGCGATCGGCGGGCCGCCGGTCGCGCTGCTCTACCAGGACGCGCACGGCGCCCGGGTGCGCGCCACGCTCGGGGCCTACTTCGCGGTGGGTTCGCTGCTCTCGCTCGGCGGCTTGCTCCTCGGCGGCCAGTTCAGCGGCGACGCCCTGAGCGCGGCCGCGCTGATGGTGCCGTTCATGATCGTCGGCTTCGCGCTGTCCGGGCCGGCCCGGCGCCTCCTCGACCGGGGCTGGACCCGGCCGGCGGTACTCGCCCTCGCGTCAGGCGGCGCGCTGGCACTGCTCGGGCAGGCCGCCTTCGGCTGA
- a CDS encoding class I SAM-dependent methyltransferase → MTDIRPYRPQALGMEGPIARWYARIRGTGPQLAAARAHAAQLTAGLPEGARVLEVAPGPGYLAVEMARPGFDITGVDLSATFVQLATDAARRAGVEARFLRADAADLPLPDASVDLVVCQAAFKNFGRPVAALDEMHRVLRPGGAAVIGDMNRDATPEDIRREVDRMELGRLNAVLTWITLSGLRRRAYAADHFRIAAAASAFGTCEVRVDGLSLEIRLRRTA, encoded by the coding sequence ATGACCGACATCCGCCCGTACCGCCCACAGGCGCTGGGCATGGAAGGCCCGATCGCCCGCTGGTACGCCCGCATCCGCGGCACCGGACCGCAGCTCGCCGCCGCGCGGGCACACGCCGCCCAGCTCACGGCCGGCCTTCCGGAGGGCGCCCGCGTCCTCGAGGTCGCCCCCGGCCCCGGCTACCTCGCCGTCGAGATGGCCCGCCCCGGGTTCGACATCACCGGCGTCGACCTGAGCGCCACCTTCGTCCAGCTCGCCACCGACGCGGCCCGCCGCGCCGGCGTGGAGGCCCGGTTCCTCCGCGCCGACGCCGCCGACCTCCCCCTGCCCGACGCCTCGGTCGACCTGGTCGTCTGCCAGGCCGCGTTCAAGAACTTCGGGCGCCCGGTCGCCGCGCTCGACGAGATGCACCGGGTGCTGCGCCCGGGCGGCGCCGCGGTGATCGGCGACATGAACCGCGACGCCACTCCTGAGGACATCCGCCGCGAGGTGGACCGCATGGAACTGGGCCGACTCAACGCGGTGCTCACGTGGATCACGCTCTCCGGCCTGCGCCGGCGCGCCTACGCGGCCGACCACTTCCGCATCGCCGCCGCGGCGAGCGCCTTCGGCACCTGCGAGGTGCGCGTCGACGGCCTGAGCCTGGAGATCCGTCTCCGCCGCACCGCCTGA
- a CDS encoding PadR family transcriptional regulator has translation MLGLAVLAAVVERPMHPYEMATVIRERGKDQDMVLKWGSLYTVVRNLHRHGFIEVVESARHGGRPERTVYRITDAGRAELQDWVRELIAVPEREPPRFKAGLSVWAALDPDEVTSLLRQRLARLDEENSAHRAALDEYRREVPRMFLVEAEYDLALREADAEFTRALLDELARETFPDLQRWREWHAEGGAAT, from the coding sequence ATGCTCGGCCTCGCCGTGCTCGCGGCCGTCGTCGAGCGGCCCATGCACCCGTACGAGATGGCCACCGTCATCCGCGAACGGGGCAAGGACCAGGACATGGTCCTCAAGTGGGGCTCGCTGTACACGGTCGTGCGCAACCTCCACCGCCACGGATTCATCGAGGTCGTGGAGAGCGCCCGCCACGGCGGGCGTCCCGAGCGCACCGTCTACCGGATCACCGACGCCGGCCGCGCCGAGCTGCAGGACTGGGTGCGCGAGCTGATCGCCGTGCCCGAGCGGGAGCCTCCCCGGTTCAAGGCCGGACTCTCGGTGTGGGCCGCGCTCGACCCGGACGAGGTCACCTCACTGCTGCGGCAACGGCTGGCCCGCCTCGACGAGGAGAACTCCGCCCATCGCGCCGCCCTCGACGAGTACCGGCGGGAGGTCCCACGGATGTTCCTCGTCGAGGCCGAGTACGACCTCGCACTCCGCGAGGCCGACGCCGAGTTCACCCGCGCGCTGCTCGACGAGCTCGCGCGCGAAACCTTCCCCGACCTGCAGCGATGGCGCGAGTGGCACGCGGAAGGAGGAGCCGCGACCTAG